A DNA window from Candidatus Methylacidiphilales bacterium contains the following coding sequences:
- a CDS encoding ABC transporter permease, with translation MLFTLRKKISIGFVLSIPMVTLLLVAFVGPLIIVALYSVMPSGSFDLFHIPTIENYRKFFANQYYHSLFISIYVAFISTVVLLILCYPMAYAMAKIFKKFSLFITVAIVSLLFISEGVRLYGWVIILMKGGLLDGYLQSWFGASAYSDLLYNTSATIFGLIYNYFPFMLFPLVQSISGIPEDLRDAARDLGASSKQLFFQIDLPLAMPGIIVGSLLTFVFSIGSMAEAEILGGKKVIMINYEVQNAFSYAQNWPLGSAVSMMMIACIVCLLIPIMKMIKAT, from the coding sequence ATGCTATTTACGCTAAGAAAAAAAATCTCTATAGGCTTTGTCTTAAGCATTCCAATGGTAACGCTATTGCTGGTTGCGTTTGTCGGACCACTAATCATCGTGGCACTTTACTCGGTCATGCCTTCTGGAAGTTTTGATTTGTTTCATATTCCCACTATTGAAAATTATAGAAAGTTTTTTGCCAATCAATATTACCACTCATTGTTTATTTCAATCTATGTAGCCTTTATCTCAACGGTGGTATTGCTGATCTTGTGTTATCCCATGGCATATGCGATGGCAAAAATCTTTAAGAAATTTAGTCTTTTTATAACGGTTGCCATAGTTTCACTTTTATTTATTTCCGAAGGGGTACGGTTGTATGGTTGGGTCATAATACTTATGAAAGGAGGGCTCTTAGATGGATATTTGCAGTCATGGTTTGGCGCCAGTGCGTATAGTGACTTGCTCTACAATACCTCGGCAACGATATTTGGATTAATTTATAACTACTTCCCTTTTATGTTATTTCCCCTAGTGCAGAGTATTTCTGGCATTCCAGAGGACCTTCGTGATGCGGCTAGAGATTTAGGCGCGTCATCAAAACAACTATTCTTTCAAATTGATTTACCCCTCGCCATGCCAGGAATTATTGTAGGCTCACTGTTAACATTTGTTTTTTCAATTGGGTCAATGGCAGAAGCTGAGATTCTCGGTGGCAAAAAAGTAATTATGATTAATTATGAAGTGCAAAATGCATTTAGTTATGCGCAAAATTGGCCACTCGGCTCTGCGGTATCCATGATGATGATTGCGTGCATTGTTTGTTTGCTTATCCCAATAATGAAAATGATCAAAGCGACATGA
- a CDS encoding BMC domain-containing protein — protein sequence MSTQQAIGMIETKGYVAALAAADAMVKAANVTTVARVEVGDGLVAVIIRGDVGAVKAATEAGSEVAAQVGQLVSVHVIPRPHQDLEKHFDIGEK from the coding sequence ATGAGTACACAACAAGCAATAGGTATGATAGAAACAAAAGGGTATGTGGCAGCACTTGCCGCAGCCGACGCAATGGTAAAAGCAGCAAATGTGACTACGGTTGCCCGAGTAGAAGTGGGTGATGGGTTAGTGGCAGTGATTATTAGAGGAGATGTTGGCGCAGTCAAAGCAGCTACTGAAGCGGGTTCAGAAGTGGCCGCCCAAGTTGGCCAACTCGTCTCCGTTCATGTTATCCCTCGACCTCATCAAGATTTGGAAAAACATTTTGATATTGGTGAAAAATAA
- a CDS encoding PotD/PotF family extracellular solute-binding protein → MNNTRRKFLQSTGLVATLASMGVGSSILSACSGTKSRNDHLNILCWEGYNSERVLGPFRAKNLGAKVRAESGTNDPDMINKLRAGETNVWDLINVNQPWARAQLFPSNLIKTLDKDRFLKYYDLMMDEFKGPYPYAFDQSGKELIGMVQRFGPFSFVVNTDKVSRKTAEDQGFKLFLDPKMKGKYAILTYDDWNIIHLALAADLDPSKEFSEDDFKKFKLVSDQIFKNAKLLSDDMTKLNQALVNNEISAYFTGGTYTASPARIEGHKQIRAITPAKGPVDGKGGVVWVEVTSLVNNPNPSTLAADFLEYVQQPEISKVVAFAEGTHNPVAQMGNPEVLKQFLPDELDALQWDSLKEEMARSIDYPIVPSHDKLIEIITAAKRTG, encoded by the coding sequence ATGAATAATACAAGAAGAAAATTTTTACAATCAACTGGACTAGTTGCAACTTTAGCAAGTATGGGAGTTGGATCTAGCATTCTATCAGCTTGCAGCGGAACTAAATCTAGAAATGATCACCTTAATATTTTATGTTGGGAAGGTTATAACTCAGAACGCGTACTCGGACCGTTTAGAGCCAAAAATCTTGGAGCAAAAGTTCGTGCCGAGAGTGGAACAAATGATCCTGATATGATCAATAAATTAAGAGCCGGCGAGACAAATGTTTGGGATTTAATTAATGTAAACCAACCATGGGCCAGAGCACAATTGTTTCCAAGCAATTTAATTAAAACATTAGATAAAGATAGGTTTCTTAAATATTATGATTTAATGATGGATGAATTTAAAGGCCCCTATCCTTATGCGTTTGATCAATCAGGAAAAGAATTAATCGGGATGGTGCAAAGATTTGGACCTTTTAGCTTCGTGGTTAATACTGATAAAGTTTCTAGAAAAACTGCAGAAGACCAAGGCTTTAAATTATTTTTAGATCCAAAAATGAAAGGAAAATATGCAATTTTAACTTATGATGATTGGAATATTATCCACCTTGCCTTAGCAGCTGATCTAGATCCTTCTAAAGAATTTAGCGAAGATGACTTTAAGAAATTTAAGTTGGTTAGCGATCAAATATTCAAGAACGCAAAACTTCTTAGTGATGATATGACTAAACTAAATCAAGCGCTAGTCAATAATGAAATTTCTGCATACTTTACTGGTGGCACCTATACCGCATCGCCTGCTCGTATTGAGGGCCATAAACAAATTAGAGCTATTACTCCAGCCAAAGGCCCAGTAGATGGAAAAGGCGGAGTGGTTTGGGTAGAAGTAACTTCTTTAGTTAATAATCCAAACCCATCAACCTTGGCTGCTGATTTCTTAGAGTATGTTCAGCAACCAGAAATTAGCAAAGTTGTCGCGTTTGCAGAAGGTACGCATAACCCAGTCGCACAGATGGGAAATCCTGAAGTACTCAAGCAATTTTTACCTGATGAACTAGACGCACTGCAATGGGATTCGTTAAAAGAAGAAATGGCTCGGTCAATTGATTATCCGATTGTGCCTTCACATGATAAATTGATAGAAATTATCACCGCTGCGAAAAGAACTGGGTAG
- a CDS encoding EutN/CcmL family microcompartment protein, with protein sequence MVRGKVTGSIWSTRRIDTLPKGALLEVMLANGTMVVAYDPIGCATNQEVLITQGSVAASFFPSSKNPIDAIIVGIIDSQPEIKNK encoded by the coding sequence ATGGTAAGAGGAAAAGTAACAGGTTCAATATGGTCAACGCGAAGAATTGATACTTTGCCAAAAGGGGCATTGTTGGAAGTCATGCTTGCTAATGGTACTATGGTAGTTGCCTATGACCCAATCGGTTGCGCAACCAATCAAGAAGTGCTTATCACACAAGGTTCCGTGGCAGCAAGTTTTTTTCCTTCAAGTAAAAACCCAATTGACGCAATCATTGTAGGTATTATTGATAGCCAACCAGAAATCAAAAATAAATAA
- a CDS encoding ABC transporter ATP-binding protein — MDLEIEKGEFFSIVGPSGSGKTTLLRILAGLETSSQGQVLYNNISLETISPEKRPTCLVFQSLALFPHLSVGANIEFPLKIRGETAESRKKTALELLSFFRLPAHFYSKKIHECSGGEKQRIALARALAYNAEIILFDEPLSALDYRLKKTLGKEIKELHKRTGKTFVYITHSLEEAMVMSDRLAILDKGSIVQVGTPSLIYTNPINSFVADFMGEVNFISPAQALKWATSDAAKQNIKKITNSSTSGKILIRPEHFYETTDSNDAIIACNGVINEVYHFGSKVQYLVDTHSDAMLTYESQDSNSEVQERVGKKISLAVHAEHLKYLPS, encoded by the coding sequence ATAGATCTTGAAATTGAAAAAGGTGAATTTTTTTCTATCGTCGGGCCTTCAGGTTCAGGTAAAACAACCTTATTGAGAATTTTAGCTGGCCTTGAGACATCATCTCAAGGCCAGGTTTTGTATAATAATATTTCCTTAGAGACGATTAGCCCAGAGAAAAGGCCAACTTGTCTGGTATTTCAATCACTCGCTTTATTTCCACATCTAAGTGTGGGTGCAAATATAGAGTTTCCCTTAAAGATCCGCGGCGAAACAGCAGAATCAAGAAAGAAGACTGCCTTAGAGCTACTGAGCTTTTTTAGACTACCTGCTCATTTTTATAGCAAAAAAATCCATGAATGTTCAGGAGGAGAAAAACAAAGAATTGCTCTTGCTCGAGCATTAGCATACAATGCTGAAATTATTCTTTTTGATGAGCCGTTGAGTGCGCTTGATTATCGACTTAAAAAAACTTTAGGAAAAGAAATCAAGGAACTTCATAAACGCACAGGAAAAACATTTGTCTATATTACGCATTCTCTTGAAGAAGCTATGGTGATGAGTGATAGACTGGCAATTTTAGATAAGGGTAGCATCGTCCAAGTTGGCACCCCTTCGCTTATCTATACCAACCCAATCAACTCGTTTGTTGCTGATTTTATGGGGGAAGTTAATTTTATTTCTCCTGCTCAAGCGCTCAAATGGGCAACTTCTGACGCAGCAAAGCAAAATATAAAAAAAATCACTAACAGCAGTACTTCAGGAAAAATTCTGATTCGTCCCGAGCATTTTTATGAAACCACAGACTCGAACGATGCAATAATAGCTTGCAACGGTGTTATTAATGAAGTGTATCATTTCGGTTCTAAAGTACAATATTTAGTAGATACGCATAGCGATGCTATGTTGACTTACGAATCACAAGATTCAAATTCTGAAGTGCAAGAGCGAGTCGGAAAAAAAATCTCTCTAGCAGTACACGCTGAGCACCTAAAATACTTACCATCATAA